The window TGAATTGCTTTGGCGATCGCCACACAATCCCTAAACGCCGCACTGGTTTTCACCCCCTGCCAATCCATCGACGGAATTGCCGCCTGGTAGCCCTTTGTCCGTAACGCCGCAATTAAGTGATCGCGGTTGGGAATATCCATTTGTCCGCGTCGGCCAATTTCGCCAAGGGGATAGTAGTAGGGGGGCAGGTCAATTTCTTGGGTCATGATGGTCAAAAGCTTCGCCTGAGAGCGCCAGTTCCAGCGATCTGCTAAACCCTGCATCTCCGCTAGCATGGCCCCATCGTGCAGCGGTCCTAGCCACATCGGCCCGCTCACCACGGGGGTGTCTTGCGCACCGCAAAGGCAATTCACCCGGCCCAGGTGTCGCCAATCTGCGGTTTGAAAGTGGCCACAGTGGTGACAGTAGGCCACGAAGCCATAGTTTTCCCCCGCCAGCGTTGGTTTGCTAACCAGGCGCACCATGACTCGATGCACCTGGCCTGTGAACAGCGAAAAGACTGGCTCTATGCCCATTCCCCGAGCCGCTGCGGTCTGGGCCGCATGGCCGATAGTCAGCCGCAACCCTTGCTCATGGGCGGCAGGGTGCGATCGCCCGCAGGCGCCGTAGGTTCTCAAACATCGCTCTGGGTCATGGCCGCTGGTGGCTCGGCCATCGGTGCT is drawn from Leptolyngbya subtilissima AS-A7 and contains these coding sequences:
- a CDS encoding tRNA (guanine-N1)-methyltransferase, translating into MTLGLPPAVVQEGKATFTVGSAFYRPQSAIARDLAVLAAAIYRQHHGRLRVLDAMTGCGVRPLRYGLEAGADWVWANEGNPELAGVLEQNLATLPADACRITYQDANQVFFTCYQQRDFYDLVDIDNFGSPAPYVSTGLWATRLGGLLYLTSTDGRATSGHDPERCLRTYGACGRSHPAAHEQGLRLTIGHAAQTAAARGMGIEPVFSLFTGQVHRVMVRLVSKPTLAGENYGFVAYCHHCGHFQTADWRHLGRVNCLCGAQDTPVVSGPMWLGPLHDGAMLAEMQGLADRWNWRSQAKLLTIMTQEIDLPPYYYPLGEIGRRGQMDIPNRDHLIAALRTKGYQAAIPSMDWQGVKTSAAFRDCVAIAKAIQP